The following proteins come from a genomic window of Salvia hispanica cultivar TCC Black 2014 chromosome 4, UniMelb_Shisp_WGS_1.0, whole genome shotgun sequence:
- the LOC125218941 gene encoding UPF0481 protein At3g47200-like has translation MDPDIITQASDGINEKLNEVTGAQPECTIYRVHRHLRNVNPKAYEPEVIAIGPYHRHNNNNEHLKMMEGHKLRYLKQLLNAKNPPNDVGRYVTALGRLEAEARRCYADLPETLTPAEFIQMLVLDGCFIVQLVRKFKCMMLREKNDPIFQMNWMINSLQRDLMLFENQLPFFVLCELYDLIEKPNQHSRFWYLLFNFFTSLYPGQGSKQMPIVDPRQVKHLLDFLHQSWLPPPQCSGGGSSHEVITLGTRLRFISSATRLKEANVKFDNRSNGNTLFDVRFEKGSMIMAPLTIEDRTESFLRNLIAYEQYYEHNQNNFVIMSSSLTASLIPPRMWRYCREEGSSTTG, from the exons ATGGATCCTGACATCATAACTCAAGCCTCAGATGGGATAAATGAAAAACTGAACGAAGTCACCGGTGCACAACCGGAGTGCACAATCTACAGAGTTCACAGACACTTACGCAACGTGAACCCGAAGGCCTACGAGCCCGAGGTGATCGCCATCGGCCCTTATCACCgccataataataataacgaGCATCTAAAGATGATGGAAGGCCACAAGCTGCGTTACCTGAAGCAGCTGCTTAACGCAAAGAATCCACCCAATGATGTCGGAAGATATGTAACGGCTCTAGGCAGATTGGAAGCAGAGGCAAGAAGATGCTACGCAGATTTGCCTGAAACCCTAACCCCGGCCGAGTTCATACAAATGCTTGTGCTAGATGGTTGCTTCATCGTCCAACTAGTTCGCAAGTTTAAATGTATGATGTTGAGGGAGAAGAATGATCCCATCTTCCAAATGAACTGGATGATCAACAGCCTGCAGCGTGATCTCATGCTCTTTGAGAATCAATTGCCGTTCTTCGTCTTGTGCGAGCTCTACGACCTCATCGAGAAACCTAACCAGCATTCTAGGTTTTGGTACCTTCTCTTCAACTTCTTCACCAGTCTCTATCCTGGACAGGGCAGCAAGCAAATGCCGATCGTAGATCCTCGCCAG GTGAAGCATTTGCTCGACTTCCTCCATCAGAGCTGGCTTCCACCTCCCCAATGCTCTGGCGGAGGAAGCAGTCACGAGGTAATAACACTAGGAACGAGGTTGCGGTTCATCAGCAGTGCGACGAGGCTTAAGGAGGCTAACGTCAAGTTTGACAACAGATCAAACGGCAACACGTTGTTCGACGTCAGGTTCGAAAAAGGGTCGATGATAATGGCACCACTAACCATCGAAGACAGGACAGAGTCGTTCCTGCGGAACCTCATCGCGTACGAGCAATATTATGAGCATAATCAAAACAACTTCGTGATTATGTCAAGTTCCTTGACTGCATCGTTGATTCCTCCGCGGATGTGGAGATACTGTCGCGAAGAGGGATCATCGACAACTGGCTAG